GCGATGATAAGCTCATATTTCTCCTTATCTTTGGCCAAAGTTTTGGTCATACTCCAGGTCAAGGTCTCTTCATCATCCACTACGAGGACCCTTTTTGTATCTTTTCCTGCCATTTTTTGTCCCTCAGGGATCAAGATCTCGTTTTTCACCTTCCTTGAATCTTTGCCCGATACTCCTCAAGATAATTGGCCGGTATAGGGGCAAATCGCCTTATCTTGGCGGCCTTCAAGACGGGGTGTCCCAGGGGGATATTTAACAAGGCCTCTTGAACCATCTTTTTGACCTCCGCTGGCAATTCTTTATTGGCGCTAAAGACCCAATTGGGGATATAGTCTGTATAGGCAATGACCTTTATCTCCTGCACCTCTCCTGGTGAGAGTAACCCCTTGCTCTCTATCCTCCCCAAGACCTCCTCTGCAACAAAGCCGGCGTCGGCCCTTTTGAGTATTACGTCAAAGATGACATTTTCCTGTTTGTTCCCCTTCGCCTCAACAATAGAGAGATCGGCATATACATCCAGTCTTCCCCTCAAGAGGACCTTTTGGGCGATGAAGCCCCCAGCACTGTGTAGGGAGACGATGCTCACCTTCTTTCCCTTCAGGTCTTCTATCTTGTTTATTCCACTGGCCTTTCTGGTGATAATCACCCCTCTGAACTCGATCCCCC
This Deltaproteobacteria bacterium DNA region includes the following protein-coding sequences:
- a CDS encoding phosphate/phosphite/phosphonate ABC transporter substrate-binding protein is translated as MKRTIFISLMIFISFLFLLIGRPQPLLAKEIYKVAFLPEYLPIEMWQRFNPLMTYLGDTLGVRFELIIPRNFEHHIELVKKGGVDFFYQNPYVFLEVWETSSPLTLTEKGKKWGIEFRGVIITRKASGINKIEDLKGKKVSIVSLHSAGGFIAQKVLLRGRLDVYADLSIVEAKGNKQENVIFDVILKRADAGFVAEEVLGRIESKGLLSPGEVQEIKVIAYTDYIPNWVFSANKELPAEVKKMVQEALLNIPLGHPVLKAAKIRRFAPIPANYLEEYRAKIQGR